A window of Calliopsis andreniformis isolate RMS-2024a chromosome 3, iyCalAndr_principal, whole genome shotgun sequence contains these coding sequences:
- the LOC143177513 gene encoding uncharacterized protein LOC143177513 isoform X3 — MWDTSEEPPGTAEGESSEPAAQGKEDKCEENKSQLESFKEIMLKSKPNLKKEEEVQEYARRLSKIKSRAKLSRRNKERNLPSKNTLDTSDATLANTSEETIDDISQAKTAKAKSTLLQKKLAEDRKVFEQRTKERTETKRAVEEKVEAIRQQLEEKDMSNPEIGIMGLQKDQPFVTPIKPVMIISDVMSPIQVESIREKENKITELNNKILELEATVLDLQENLKEKDSVIESKTKAVTLMSADLSKKGKTTLDTLEDTKDEMRTMQEHFVLLEESLKNKNDNLLLQLQERDNKIAELEESVNRFEQQVSEQKLSESASADFSRTTMDTLMETKEAMKSMQENFVLIESSLKAKNDNLLQQLKEYELKLAEANERVFKLESGIGIERDPKVDDLQFKLEKLEHGNKQLQDEKYELQKSIADLQNKIISISSNGNGAIIEKDNRIVELENLVEELKQSNKLLEEESKAELQNQLVDLSQKNEEYANKITDLENLVHKLEEQKSEIAARLPDESAPKDDEKLAKLTKELEELNKSMIKIKAQHKSKVKNLQKQLENFKKVSDTNAELVRLANQVALLEEEKGNLQLSLVDFDELKELHVTKQEISSLEAENAESENLRVTAEMKVVDLEEQLEAMHKLQNESKLESSSEVDRTELIKRIEEKGASDSGSTESFEAIQELDKTELLKKIEELTQKNNELTLKLNKFQEKENSQAGSTESFETINDTDKNELLKKIDQLTQENSDLTMKLSRIDEKGSSDTGSTESFERIPEHNESITKIELLTQENNELVIKLIKLEEQLQRMQTDRTESMLDVDLRSKVDTLVEENNNQSLELSELKVQLTGLIEENNNLRLQIETLTAKDASIESEHSSGRSKREADFMSEIETLKEEKSRLEKTVAELRDLVVPDLENKDLKVRVDELLKENEQILAKVSELKQFNEKLKENLIDVEREKEELHVKINQMLQDSEKQELIEKLDKLNQENENIMQEKQELYEQIKVLSEKSNQEVSDLPQGDESHSQHTESLIIASLEREIEECKKLIAEQTGIIEEMKIKLANKEEELENRAEGHETSGLKVESLENELKEMSILIEEWKSKYNEIHEKMERLEEEKASTEEEYKMLRSENDMLLEEKKEKDTQNNLIKQQLEHTTSLYVMTETQLREQLEIISEKENEIASLKANIEDKDHELQAKYTELRNRMITIDNLQDEFNNCKMVMQEKDTELTSMSNEIADLNNILKNKEEEMHVLKQDIAELNEKIQESKPLKDYNDLMEQLRSKDMILDETQYRLNATIKENSNLLEQLKGLTQQNNDIQNQLAEKQQELTDLMAIKEHLDAQIEESKNDKSTADRRIWELQNIVDNNAKIVEDLQAELRTGYKQIEQLKIKHTEDMELQNQRLESLIEELNTKTHECETLKDELQEKEKLIGQNVTEEFKIALESKVSDLEQKLKDSEDKIQMQLEKMKKIAANLKKKTAVCQELETRVTELEEKWTTEKDEKEAKNKQIQDVEILVREKDNRIVDLEEKLMQARDEATEAFKTIQKLTNDLTNSKEKMSLLTQQVTELEEEIVKLQTKAESLTAELAIEKDTKQSIISDYEAYKQQVNQDNEQKQLELEEMKEKARELSVRMQVMEAEYVEQLALIKNLKAENGLLLSKQTQINEKLENVEKESEERRMLIEQMQKVTVTTVSEATQTSDEEITEDVTKITNIQHCSHCEQCQTLVQALEAKLQEREAEIENLDNELANSIGNFVQMRESLRYNDLMNQTTMRNRSLEDPYNDLLLQYNELVTSSEEIKAKLDEALKENKNLLDKIESLESANATLEQKVIETEQTLNENRQTMEKWENIDSLNSDVIKQRETELLSMHKENQSVQERAIQLEQELNSQTVLLKSEEEQRIEIEKLLQDTKHRLEQEIELLKIDSNKNEKIIEDLRIELGMFKNQSTESTIVKREAPTFDHPSDKQDNAPQLFDASKIFGMSFAAEPDLLAEAEIKKLQTLLVEKEAQCSNLTQEINHLQKLMIEERSQLSQNYSQRVEELESSQKQLQVTQENLETLEQILVDKDKQIDFLNAELRNLSSQITQLQNDTNNEPREETLVKDSQIEELRMNLTSTKEALNRLIVERDQQNVLLESYKLQITNLEAELRNSTDSELIQDLESRISSVTKERDLLQLQVNDLSRSMEELKDSIEAGRNLRVEIENTARERDEAKELVANLTRALEEAYKATDKTPTVTGSSTKESTPLEESTVTQMAPDTSEIVDKDSKQLTTLENEWDVDPMEKLYVDAETWDWNAEDAQLASEHVAATLVPSVEAQLRAKVDDLQDQIKDLEKEKEKMLEENKVTQLRSTKVIKKLKEYKVQVENLQQQLKIQKSTSDFYELDSAIEEELKSQITKLEKALNETKEEQKTMIAEKEALMKRLDVVVSANERYMEMKERQDMDIEVLRIRNKELSDKVEALDKRLQESINNSESSQIAQKESVLASEEVKPSTQNSRQKSSDEEHYESLCKKYKDEIDDLKDEMEALATENEQLQHFLEEQKIKLSTLESKRTADENESIQIVDDLNKKISELQGMLSKSREEYDLLRKQYEQSLMDANDQVSAMRQNADFLKEEAFERTSKLEMEVTDLRQQIEASEVNANELRRNLQEVLQEKTGLEERLTDLMSSSETQLSSMSTSMAEVTDLLNIRIQEVADLKQELQRQYVDHEEAKTQLQDNIQQLNQELNEKKQHVESLKKSLNDKENEVIQQQSVETVSALVSQATQELVQKHVIEIEEKEKQIRYLHEKISTLEATMNEYLMEKQNNVDQFNAQQKELENLTHTLAEQSSILESLQSTLALTKEQLSRKELDLSENEERIQELAAQNQGYKQMIEEFQKRLNESEITSIRAYEYASRIQDLEQELQNVRSALEKKDFVLERYIQESWEHGKSLSNRTDVVLELQTELQKVDTLKNELLEKTEQINQLQSQLKTNHEILEETKHNLDEKVLLLEKSNQLLNEKQLELDRLSAIQYDLQQQQQQQQQQQHSSSTIVDGFPLFRMDDDNQNLQHTIDTLKVELEKKEEEIEHLKYILNENTYPSIIQEMQERINSLYNEKAEIESSLEVATLRVAEKEQQIDSLKQRIEIQNQEFVSKEETNLVTRERRSVQDQEEIVKLQNEVHAKEQEINDLKYIIAEKDSQLSLQASMEPQSDDFELREMVQRLSAELYAKEQMVQQLKSTIAELQKEISRLQEFERLSEETREAIRRLGLEKEQIRVEAQEFLEKKLKEKEIEIDEIKQRLAIENQSILDELRLRDRDIENLKKQLEESFAREQRTKAKLDQKEEEFVRVNTDLTEKERRLAELSITKDTELHNLKVQIHEKEVRIEELLALSDEEEKQLAELKNTLEARETEINSLKKILEDKAKEYELIQNVLKKDVPVVDISTTQSSDAGDEIKTSTSQELDLALYMLHQRDVRCEELTHELMQLIEERDTLQLRLSNAIRVNEDLRKMVGVKESGNPDSTLKNEDASSTMEPLVEHPSPSKSEGPVEIAKEALDTPIEEDKETLALKLSQLHSVNHAKDVRLKDERELRHTQQMSLLAHKDVLSTLPPEAAARLVNANYTLSRDVQSQSSVLLNWLWGKSTPKVVHM, encoded by the exons ATGTGGGACACATCAGAAGAACCACCTGGGACAGCAGAAGGAGAGTCATCTGAACCTGCTGCACAGGGAAAAGAAGACAAGTGTGAAGAAAATAAAAGCCAATTGGAATCTTTTAAAGAAATCATGTTAAAAAGTAAaccaaatttaaaaaaagaagaggaGGTTCAG GAATATGCAAGGAGACTTTCTAAAATTAAATCTAGAGCTAAATTGTCACGTAGGAACAAAGAAAGAAATTTGCCTTCTAAAAATACGTTAGATACATCTGATGCAACCTTAGCTAATACATCTGAAGAAACCATAGATGATATCAGCCAAGCAAAAACTGCAAAGGCAAAATCTACTTTACTCCAAAAAAAATTGGCAGAAGATAGAAAAGTGTTTGAACAACGTACAAAGGAAAGAACTGAAACCAAGCGAGCAGTTGAAGAAAAAGTTGAAGCTATCAGACAACAATTAGAAGAGAAAGACATGTCCAATCCAGAAATAGGGATAATGGGTTTGCAGAAGGATCAACCATTCGTTACACCAATTAAaccagtcatgatcatttcggat GTCATGTCACCAATACAGGTTGAAAGTATcagagaaaaagaaaataaaattacagaacttaataataaaattttagaaTTAGAAGCTACTGTTTTGGACTTGCAAGAAAATTTGAAAGAAAAAGATTCTGTCATTGAGTCTAAGACGAAGGCAGTTACACTTATGTCTGCAGATCTTTCTAAAAAAGGTAAAACAACATTGGATACTCTTGAAGATACAAAAGACGAAATGCGAACAATGCAAGAACACTTTGTACTTTTGGAGGAATCACTGAAAAATAAGAATGATAATCTCTTATTGCAGTTGCAAGAAAGAGATAACAAAATAGCAGAATTAGAAGAATCAGTTAACCg GTTTGAACAACAAGTTAGTGAACAAAAGTTATCTGAATCAGCAAGTGCCGACTTCTCTCGTACTACAATGGATACTTTAATGGAGACCAAAGAAGCCATGAAATCAATGCAAGAAAATTTTGTACTTATAGAATCTTCACTTAAAGCAAAAAATGACAATCTCCTTCAGCAACTGAAGGAATACGAATTAAAATTAGCAGAAGCTAATGAACGAGTATTTAAACTGGAATCTGGTATTGGAATAGAAAGAGATCCGAAGGTAGATGATTTACAATTTAAGTTAGAAAAATTGGAACATGGTAATAAACAGCTGCAGGATGAAAAGTATGAATTACAAAAAAGTATTGCTGatctacaaaataaaattataagcATATCTAGCAATGGCAATGGTGCAATAATAGAAAAGGATAATCGAATAGTTGAACTTGAGAACTTGGTAGAAGAATTAAAGCAATCTAACAAGCTTCTTGAGGAAGAATCTAAAGCAGAACTACAAAATCAGTTAGTGGATTTATCACAGAAAAATGAAGAATATGCGAATAAAATAACTGATCTCGAAAATTTGGTGCACAAGCTTGAAGAACAAAAAAGTGAAATTGCAGCAAGATTGCCAGATGAAAGTGCTCCTAAAGACGATGAAAAGCTAGCAAAACTGACTAAGGAATTAGAAGAGTTGAACAAAAGCATGATAAAAATTAAAGCACAGCATAAAAGCAAAGTCAAAAACTTACAAAAACAATTGGAGAACTTTAAGAAG GTATCAGACACAAATGCGGAACTTGTCCGACTGGCGAACCAAGTGGCACTGTTAGAAGAAGAGAAAGGTAACCTTCAGCTGAGTCTGGTAGACTTTGACGAGCTTAAAG AACTTCATGTAACAAAACAGGAGATTTCGTCATTAGAAGCGGAAAATGCAGAGTCCGAAAATCTTAGAGTTACTGCGgaaatgaaagttgtggacctTGAAGAACAGTTGGAAGCTATGCACAAATTGCAGAATGAAAGCAAATTGGAATCATCGTCGGAAGTTGATCGTACAGAATTAATTAAACGAATAGAAGAGAAGGGAGCTTCTGATTCTGGATCCACTGAATCGTTTGAAGCTATACAGGAATTGGATAAAACTGAATTATTGaagaagattgaagagttaacACAGAAAAACAATGAATTAACTCTCAAATTAAATAAATTCCAGGAGAAGGAAAATTCACAGGCAGGGTCTACGGAGTCATTCGAAACTATAAACGATACAGACAAGAATGAATTACTAAAGAAAATCGACCAGTTGACGCAAGAAAATAGTGACTTAACAATGAAGTTAAGCCGAATAGACGAGAAGGGATCTTCGGATACAGGGTCTACAGAATCTTTTGAACGTATTCCAGAACATAATGAAAGTATAACAAAAATAGAACTTCTAACCCAGGAAAATAATGAATTAGTGATTAAACTTATCAAACTTGAAGAACAGTTACAGCGTATGCAAACTGATCGAACGGAATCGATGTTGGATGTAGATTTGAGATCAAAAGTTGATACCTTGGtagaagaaaataataatcaGTCTTTAGAATTATCAGAACTTAAAGTTCAATTAACAGGTCTTATAGAAGAGAATAATAATTTACGATTGCAAATAGAAACTTTGACTGCTAAAGATGCATCCATCGAATCCGAACATTCTTCTGGAAGATCCAAGAGGGAAGCAGATTTTATGTCAGAGATTGAGAcgttaaaagaagaaaaaagtcgTCTTGAAAAAACGGTAGCAGAATTACGCGATCTCGTAGTACCCGATCTTgaaaataaagatttgaaggtaAGAGTAGACGAATTGTTGAAAGAAAATGAACAAATACTCGCGAAGGTGTCGGAACTTAaacaatttaatgaaaaattgaaGGAAAATTTGATTGATGTGGAACGAGAGAAAGAAGAATTACATGTAAAAATAAATCAGATGTTGCAAGACAGTGAGAAGCAAGAACTCATTGAAAAACTAGACAAATTAAATCAAGAAAACGAAAATATCATGCAAGAAAAGCAAGAACTCTACGAACAAATTAAGGTTCTTTCAGAAAAATCTAATCAAGAAGTGTCTGACTTGCCTCAAGGAGATGAATCTCATTCTCAGCATACGGAGTCGCTGATTATAGCTTCCCTCGAACGTGAAATAGAAGAATGTAAAAAATTGATCGCTGAACAAACTGGTATAATCGAGGAAATGAAAATTAAGCTCGCAAATAAGGAAGAAGAATTAGAAAATAGAGCTGAAGGGCACGAAACATCTGGTCTTAAAGTTGAAAGTTTAGAAAATGAATTGAAGGAAATGTCCATTCTTATAGAAGAGTGGAAATCAAAGTACAATGAAATACATGAGAAAATGGAAAGATTAGAGGAAGAGAAAGCTTCGAcggaagaagaatataaaatgTTGCGAAGTGAAAATGACATGCTACTGGAagagaagaaagaaaaagatacacaaaataatttaataaagcAGCAATTGGAGCATACTACTTCGTTATATGTTATGACAGAAACGCAACTTCGAGAGCAGCTTGAGATAATATCCGAAAAGGAAAATGAAATAGCGAGTTTAAAAGCTAATATTGAAGATAAAGACCATGAGCTTCAAGCAAAATACACAGAATTGCGGAACAGGATGATTACGATAGACAATTTGCAAGATGAATTTAATAATTGCAAGATGGTAATGCAAGAGAAGGATACTGAATTAACGTCGATGTCTAATGAAATTGCAGATTTgaataatatattaaaaaataaagaggAAGAAATGCATGTGTTAAAACAAGATATTGCTGAATTGAATGAGAAGATACAGGAGTCGAAACCCTTAAAAGATTACaatgatctgatggaacagttgAGATCTAAAGATATGATTCTGGATGAAACTCAGTATCGGCTCAATGCCACGATAAAAGAAAATAGTAATTTATTAGAGCAATTGAAAGGTTTGACTCAGCAAAATAATGATATTCAAAATCAACTGGCTGAAAAGCAACAGGAACTTACTGATTTAATGGCAATCAAGGAACATTTGGATGCGCAAATTGAAGAATCGAAAAATGATAAGAGTACAGCCGATAGACGAATTTGGGAGCTGCAAAACATTGTAGATAACAATGCTAAGATCGTTGAAGATCTACAAGCGGAATTAAGAACCGGAtacaaacaaatagaacagcttaaAATAAAGCATACAGAGGATATGGAATTACAGAATCAAAGACTTGAAAGTCTGATTGAAGAACTAAACACTAAGACACACGAATGTGAAACACTGAAAGATGAGCTACAAGAAAAAGAGAAACTTATTGGACAGAATGTGACAGAGGAATTTAAAATTGCATTGGAAAGTAAAGTCTCCGACTTGGAGCAGAAATTGAAAGATtccgaggataaaatacaaatgcaacTAGAAAAGATGAAGAAAATCGCAGCGAACTTAAAGAAGAAGACGGCAGTGTGTCAAGAACTTGAGACAAGAGTAACTGAATTAGAAGAAAAATGGACCACTGAAAAGGACGAAAAGGAGGCCAAGAACAAACAGATTCAGGATGTAGAGATCTTGGTGCGTGAGAAAGATAATAGAATAGTAGATTTAGAAGAAAAATTAATGCAAGCAAGGGATGAGGCTACAGAAGCTTTCAAAACTATCCAGAAACTCACAAATGATTTAACCAACTCAAAGGAAAAAATGTCTTTACTTACACAACAAGTTACAGAACTGGAAGAAGAAATTGTAAAACTCCAAACAAAAGCTGAATCTTTAACAGCTGAGCTTGCAATAGAAAAAGACACCAAACAGAGCATAATCTCGGATTATGAAGCTTACAAACAACAAGTTAATCAAGATAATGAACAGAAGCAGTTGGAATTGGAAGAAATGAAGGAGAAAGCAAGAGAGCTTAGTGTGCGAATGCAAGTTATGGAAGCAGAGTATGTTGAACAGCTTGCATTGATAAAGAATCTTAAAGCTGAAAATGGTTTGTTGCTGTCAAAACAAACACAGATCAATGAAAAGTTGGAAAATGTTGAGAAAGAATCCGAAGAACGAAGAATGCTAATTGAGCAAATGCAAAAAGTAACTGTTACCACTGTGTCAGAGGCTACACAAACTTCAGATGAAGAAATTACTGAGGATGTCACGAAAATTACTAATATACAGCACTGCAGTCACTGCGAACAATGTCAAACACTGGTACAAGCGCTAGAGGCCAAGTTACAGGAAAGAGAAGCtgaaattgagaatttggaTAACGAATTAGCTAATTCTATTGGTAATTTTGTTCAAATGCGCGAATCCCTCAGGTATAACGACTTGATGAATCAAACTACTATGAGAAACAGGTCTTTAGAGGATCCTTACAATGATCTTCTATTACAGTATAATGAACTAGTAACAAGTAGTGAAGAAATAAAAGCAAAATTAGACGAAGCATTGAAGGAAAATAAGAATTTATTAGACAAGATTGAAAGTTTAGAATCTGCAAATGCTACTTTAGAACAGAAAGTAATTGAAACAGAACAAACATTAAACGAAAACAGACAAACTATGGAAAAGTGGGAGAACATTGATTCATTAAATTCTGATGTAATAAAGCAACGTGAAACGGAATTACTAAGTATGCATAAAGAGAATCAAAGTGTTCAGGAACGTGCTATTCAACTTGAACAGGAATTGAATTCTCAAACAGTTTTATTGAAGTCCGAAGAAGAACAACGAAtagaaatagaaaaactgttacaggACACCAAACACCGTCTAGAGCAAGAAATTGAGTTACTGAAAATTGACAGTAataaaaatgagaaaataaTAGAAGATCTAAGAATCGAATTGGGAATGTTTAAAAATCAAAGTACAGAATCCACAATAGTTAAAAGGGAAGCGCCTACTTTTGACCATCCATCAGACAAACAAGATAATGCACCTCAGCTGTTTGACGCTTCTAAAATTTTTGGTATGTCGTTTGCTGCTGAACCTGATCTTCTAGCTGAAGCAGAAATAAagaagttgcaaacattgttagtTGAAAAAGAAGCTCAATGCTCTAATCTCACTCAAGAGATTAATCACTTACAGaaactaatgattgaagaaagatCACAGCTATCACAAAACTATAGTCAACGTGTAGAAGAATTGGAAAGCTCACAGAAACAGTTACAGGTAACACAAGAAAATTTGGAAACGTTGGAACAAATTTTAGTCGACAAGGATAAGCAGATTGATTTTCTAAATGCAGAATTGCGAAACCTTAGCTCGCAAATAACACAATTGCAAAATGATACAAATAATGAACCAAGAGAAGAAACATTAGTTAAAGATAGCCAGATAGAAGAATTAAGGATGAATTTGACTTCTACGAAAGAAGCTTTGAATAGACTAATCGTTGAACGAGATCAACAAAATGTTTTATTAGAATCATACAAATTACAAATCACTAATTTGGAAGCTGAATTAAGAAATTCGACAGATTCTGAATTAATACAAGATTTGGAGAGCCGTATTTCTAGTGTTACGAAAGAGAGAGATTTATTACAATTACAAGTGAATGATCTATCCAGATCCATGGAAGAACTGAAGGATTCTATCGAAGCTGGACGTAATTTACGAGTCGAAATCGAGAACACTGCACGTGAAAGGGATGAAGCCAAGGAGCTCGTTGCAAATCTTACACGGGCTTTAGAAGAAGCTTATAAAGCTACCGATAAAACTCCTACTGTTACAGGCTCATCTACTAAAGAATCGACACCTTTAGAGGAATCTACAGTTACACAAATGGCACCAGATACTTCAGAAATTGTTGATAAAGATTCTAAGCAATTAACTACTTTAGAAAATGAGTGGGATGTAGatcctatggaaaaactttatgTTGATGCAGAAACCTGGGATTGGAATGCGGAAGATGCACAATTGGCTAGTGAACATGTTGCTGCCACTTTAGTTCCCAGTGTAGAAGCGCAATTACGTGCGAAGGTAGATGATCTTCAAGATCAAATTAAAGATCTggaaaaggaaaaggaaaagaTGCTGGAAGAAAATAAAGTAACACAACTCAGAAGTACTAAAGTGATAAAGAAGCTTAAGGAGTACAAGGTACAAGTAGAAAACCTTCAGCAGCAATTGAAAATACAGAAATCCACAAGTGACTTTTACGAGCTCGATTCTGCGATAGAGGAAGAGCTGAAATCTCAGATTACTAAACTGGAGAAAGCTTTGAATGAAACGAAGGAGGAGCAGAAAACTATGATTGCCGAGAAAGAGGCTTTAATGAAACGTTTAGATGTTGTTGTTTCTGCAAATGAAAGGTATATGGAAATGAAAGAAAGGCAGGATATGGATATAGAGGTGTTACGTATCCGAAATAAAGAATTATCTGACAAAGTTGAAGCCCTAGATAAACGATTACAGGAAAGTATAAATAATTCAGAAAGTAGCCAAATTGCTCAAAAAGAAAGTGTTCTTGCAAGCGAAGAAGTTAAACCAAGTACACAAAATTCTCGCCAGAAGAGTTCTGATGAAGAACACTATGAAAGTTTATGCAAAAAATACAAGGACGAGATCGATGATCTTAAAGACGAGATGGAAGCCCTTGCTACAGAAAACGAACAACTACAGCACTTTTTGGAGGAACAGAAGATTAAGTTATCCACTTTAGAGTCAAAACGTACAGCAGATGAAAATGAATCTATTCAAATCGTTGACGACTTAAATAAGAAGATTTCGGAATTACAGGGCATGTTAAGTAAATCAAGGGAAGAATATGACTTGTTGAGGAAACAATATGAACAGAGCTTAATGGATGCTAACGATCAAGTATCGGCAATGAGGCAGAATGCTGACTTCCTAAAAGAAGAGGCATTCGAGAGGACAAGTAaattagaaatggaagtaaccgaTTTGCGACAACAAATTGAAGCGTCTGAAGTGAATGCAAATGAATTGCGAAGAAATTTGCAAGAAGTTCTTCAAGAAAAGACAGGTCTAGAGGAAAGATTAACAGACTTAATGTCGTCTTCTGAAACGCAATTATCATCCATGAGTACATCAATGGCAGAAGTAACTGATCTCCTAAATATTAGAATACAAGAAGTTGCAGATTTGAAGCAAGAACTTCAAAGACAATATGTAGATCACGAGGAGGCGAAGACACAATTGCAGGATAATATACAACAATTGAATCAGGAACTTAACGAAAAGAAACAGCACGTAGAAAGCTTGAAAAAGTCTCTTAACGATAAGGAAAATGAGGTCATTCAGCAGCAAAGTGTAGAAACTGTCAGTGCTCTTGTAAGTCAAGCAACTCAAGAGCTAGTGCAGAAGCATGTGATAGAAATTGAAGAGAAGGAGAAACAAATACGGTATCTTCATGAAAAGATATCAACATTGGAAGCAACTATGAATGAATATCTAATGGAGAAACAAAATAATGTTGACCAATTTAATGCTCAACAAAAGGAATTGGAAAACTTGACACATACTTTGGCAGAACAAAGTTCAATACTGGAGTCCTTGCAGTCGACTTTGGCTTTAACAAAGGAGCAGTTAAGTAGGAAAGAGTTAGACTTATCTGAGAATGAAGAAAGAATTCAGGAACTTGCAGCGCAAAATCAGGGATACAAACAAATGATTGAAGAATTCCAAAAACGATTAAATGAATCAGAAATAACTTCAATTCGTGCGTATGAATATGCTTCACGCATACAGGACCTAGAACAAGAACTTCAAAATGTAAGAAGCGCTCTGGAAAAGAAGGACTTTGTTTTAGAACGGTACATACAAGAGTCCTGGGAACACGGCAAAAGCTTGAGCAATAGGACTGATGTGGTTCTTGAACTCCAAACGGAATTACAAAAAGTTGATACTTTAAAGAACGAATTATTAGAAAAAACCGAACAAATAAACCAATTACAGTCGCAATTAAAAACTAATCATGAGATTTTAGAAGAAACTAAACACAATTTGGACGAGAAGGTACTGTTACTGGAAAAAAGTAACCAATTGTTGAATGAGAAACAATTGGAATTAGATAGGCTATCTGCTATACAGTATGAtttgcaacagcagcagcagcaacagcaacaacaacaacataGTTCTTCTACTATAGTTGATGGTTTTCCTCTCTTTAGAATGGATGACGATAATCAGAACTTGCAACATACTATAGATACTCTGAAAGTCGAATTAGAGAAAAAAGAGGAGGAAATTGAGCATctcaaatatattttaaatgagAATACTTATCCCTCTATAATTCAAGAAATGCAAGAGCGAATTAATAGTCTTTACAATGAGAAGGCCGAAATAGAATCCTCTTTGGAAGTGGCTACTTTGAGAGTTGCGGAAAAAGAGCAGCAAATAGATAGTCTGAAACAACGAATTGAAATACAGAATCAAGAATTTGTTTCTAAAGAAGAGACAAATCTAGTTACTAGGGAGCGAAGATCTGTTCAAGATCAAGAGGAAATCGTTAAATTACAGAACGAAGTACATGCCAAAGAGCAAGAAATAAATGACTTAAAGTACATTATCGCTGAGAAGGATTCTCAGTTGTCACTTCAAGCCAGTATGGAACCTCAGTCAGACGACTTTGAATTACGTGAAATGGTACAGAGATTATCTGCCGAATTGTACGCTAAAGAGCAGATGGTACAGCAGTTGAAATCGACTATTGCAGAACTGCAGAAAGAAATATCGCGTCTACAAGAATTCGAGAGGCTATCAGAAGAAACCAGAGAAGCTATAAGAAGGCTTGGTTTGGAGAAGGAGCAGATCAGGGTAGAGGCACAGGAATTCTTAGAGaagaaattgaaagaaaaagaaatagaaattgACGAAATAAAGCAAAGGTTGGCTATCGAGAATCAGAGCATCTTGGATGAATTGCGATTGAGAGATAGAGACATAGAGAATTTGAAAAAACAACTAGAAGAGTCTTTTGCTAGAGAGCAAAGGACAAAAGCTAAGTTAGATCAGAAAGAAGAAGAATTTGTTCGAGTTAATACAGATTTAACAGAAAAGGAACGTAGATTAGCGGAATTGAGTATTACCAAAGACACAGAGCTCCATAATTTGAAAGTTCAAATCCATGAGAAAGAAGTTCGCATAGAGGAACTTCTAGCTCTTTCCGATGAAGAAGAGAAGCAGCTTGCCGAGTTAAAGAATACTTTGGAAGCGAGAGAAACGGAAATAAACTCATTGAAGAAAATTCTGGAGGATAAGGCGAAGGAATATGAGCTAATTCAGAATGTGTTGAAGAAGGATGTTCCTGTTGTTGATATATCTACAACTCAAAGTTCAGATGCTGGTGACGAGATCAAAACCTCTACCTCACAAGAATTAGACCTTGCTTTGTACATGCTTCATCAACGAGACGTTAGATGCGAGGAATTGACCCACGAATTGATGCAGTTGATCGAAGAACGTGACACGTTGCAGTTGCGTTTATCTAATGCGATCAGAGTAAATGAGGACCTAAGGAAGATGGTAGGAGTTAAAGAATCAGGTAACCCTGATTCTACTCTGAAGAATGAAGATGCCTCTAGCACTATGGAACCACTTGTAGAACATCCATCACCTTCAAAGTCAGAGGGACCAGTCGAGATAGCCAAAGAAGCTCTTGATACTCCGATTGAAGAAGATAAGGAGACTCTTGCCTTGAA GCTGTCGCAGTTGCACTCGGTGAACCACGCAAAAGACGTGCGGTTGAAGGATGAACGAGAGTTGAGGCATACACAGCAAATGTCTTTGTTAGCGCACAAAGACGTTTTAAGCACCTTACCCCCTGAAGCAGCTGCCAGGCTCGTCAATGCAAATTATACACTCT CTAGGGACGTTCAGAGCCAGTCAAGTGTCCTACTGAATTGGCTGTGGGGTAAAAG CACGCCAAAAGTTGTACACATGTGA